ATGGAAAGGTGATCTGTACAGAATCCAATTGCAGTGATTATGCAATAGGTGATCAACGGACAGACCTTTGGGAATTCGATAATGATTCTACCCAGCCCATCACCAAAATCATCAACAATAACAATCTGGTAAGGTTATATTCCGGTAAGTTTGAAAATAATGAGATCAAGCTATCTTTCAAAACCGATTCTACAGCCAAAAAGAATGTAGAAATGAATGTTCTTCTCAATGACATTTCCGACAACAAGATCAAAGGTACCAGAACCGTTACCTCAGACGGCTGTACGGCCAAGTTCTCTGTTGAATTAGTACGTTCCACAAAATAAACACTTATGATTTTACTGAGTATACATAATCTGAGTCTTCCTATCGAAGATCCGGTACTAAAGTTCCTATTGGTACTGATTATAATTCTTGCGGCTCCCCTATTACTAAATAAAATTAAAGTTCCACACTTGTTAGGACTTATCATTGCCGGAGCTATTATCGGTCCCAATGGCTTCAATGTATTATCAAGGGACAGCAGTATTGTAGTTACCGGAACCACAGGGCTTCTCTACATCATGTTTCTGGCCGGACTGGAGATTGACATGGGTGATTTTAAAAAGAATAAATGGAAAAGTCTCACCTTTGGTATTTATACCTTTATAGCCCCTTTTGTACTGGGATATTTGGGTGGATATTATCTTCTTCATTTCTCTATGCTGACTTCCATATTATTTGCCAGCCTTTTTTCATCCCATACACTTATTGCCTATCCATTGGTGAGTAAGTTGGGAATTGCAAAAAACAAAGCCGTCAATATTACGGTTGGAGGAACCATGATTACGGATATTCTTGCCTTATTGGTACTTGCCATCATTGTAGGAATGTCTCAGGGAGATGTAGGGACAGAATTTTGGGTTAAGCTCTCTGTTTCCTTTATTGTTTTTGCCTTGATCGTTTTAATCGTCTTCCCTATTATCGGACGTTGGTTTTTCAAAAGGGTGGATGATAAGATTTCGCAATATATTTTTGTATTGGTGATGATTTATCTTGCAGCAATGCTTGCCGAATTGGCGGGTGTAGAGGCCATCATCGGAGCATTCTTTGCAGGATTAGCTTTAAACAGGCTGATTCCTCATACTTCTTCTCTGATGAACAGGGTTGAGTTTGTAGGAAATGCCATCTTTATCCCATTCTTCCTGATCAGCGTAGGAATGTTGATTGATTTTAAGGTATTCTTTAAAAGCTGGGAAACCCTTGAGGTAGCCGGAATTATGCTCGTAGCCTCCATTGGGGGTAAATATATTTCTGCGGTAGCCACACAAAAAACTTTCAGGCTGACTAAGGAGGAAGGAAAATTAATTTTTGGATTGAGCTCTGCTTCTGCTGCTGCCACACTGGCTTCCGTAATGGTGGGTTATAACATTATTCTTTCTGAAACCGAAACAGGAGAACCTGTAAGATTATTGAATGAACACGTTCTGAACGGAAGTATTTTACTGATTCTTATTTCATGTACCATCTCATCCTTTATTTCAATGGCCAGTGCTCAAAAAATTGCAGAGGCTGATAATGAAGACACTGTTTCCGGAAACAGCCACGAGGAAGAAAACATCCTTTTGGCCATCAATCATGAGGAAACCATTGAGAGAATGGTTAATTTAGGAATTCTGATAAAGGCACATTCCAATACGGAGGATTTGTTTGCCTTAAATGTCATTAATGAAGATAAAAACGAGTCATCCGTTAAAAATGCAGAGAAACTTCTTCACCAGGCAACTGATGCCGCAGCCGCAGCTGATGTAAAGCTACAGGCTCTTAAAAGATATGATAATGACGTCATCAATGGGGTAAATAATGTCATTAAGGAACAGAATATCACAGATCTTATTATTGGTCTGGAGGATGAAAAAGGGTTCTCTCCATCTTTCATTTATAATCTGTATAATGGTTATCTTCAGAATGATGATGTAAATGTCTTGGTATACCATGCCGCACAGCCACTTTCTACCATCAAAAGATACGCTGTAATGATTCCTGAGAATGCGCACAAGGAGGCAGGATTCTTCCATGCACTTTTAAGGGTTTGGAACATTGCACGAAATTCTGGAGCCACTGTCGTTTTTTATGCTCCTGAAAACATCGTGGATATCCTTCAGAAGATCATCAAAAAAGCCAATATAGAAGCTGAATTTATCATTATGAATACCTGGCAGGATGGTGAAAGAACCGCTGCTCAGCTGAAGGATGATGAGGCTCTGATTATTTTCATGGCAAAACGAGGAATGCAGTCCTATATTCCACGAATGAGGCTTATTCCGGAGCTATTGAACAGAAACCTGAATGATAATAATTATCTTCTGATCTTCCCATTCTCGGAATATGACAAAAACAGTCCCGAAATACGCTCTGTAGGAAATCACGGAGATTTTGTGGAGATTGGAAACGTGATTCAGAAAATTTTTAAATAATAACCGGTATTTTTATTCCAATTAAAACTCATAAAATAATATTGAAAACAACGAAGATATTTCTTTTAGCAGCTGCTCTCATCACACAATTATCCTTTGCCCAATTTGCAAAGATTGTGGACAAGGACGGCTATGTGAATGTAAGGGAAAACGGAGATGCAAAAAGTAAGATTACGGGAAAAATCAATTCGGATGAGATTGTCTATGTCTTTGAAGCTGATCAGCCTAACACTGACTGGCTCAACGTAGACTATAATGAAAAAACGGGCGGATATATTCACCGTTCAAGGCTGAAGTTTATAGAATCTTATGAAAAGGTAACGCCAGTGGTACGCGATGAAAACAAGGCTGTTTTTAAATCCGGAAATATTAAGGTAGATATCCTCTCTGAAAAGTTCAATTATAAGGAAAATAAAAAGTTCTTTTCCTCTTCAGAGTACAGTGGTCAAAAAATTGAAGATCAATATAAGGGTCAACAGATATGGGGAACAGATGGAACAATTCCTCAAACCCACTACCAATCAATCATAGTACAAATTGGAGATAGGAAGATTAAAATTCCCGGCAAAGAAATTGAAAACCTTTTTAATGTCAGTAATGAATATACCAACTGCTACTTTGATCGTAAAAATGACACTTTGTATATCACCATGCTCAACTCTGACGGTGCCGGTGGCTATGTAGCTCTTTTTAAGATTGTGAAAGGAGAATACAAAGGAAGAGTCGTAAAGATGCCTTTTTAAAGGCTTTTAAAAGGGACTGCATTTTTTAAGTCTTGATAGAACTATAACAATAAGTGCGGCCTATTTCAATGTTTGAAATAGGCCGCGTTTTATATTTTGAGTTCAATTATTTCGCAATCACCCTCATCATTCCCTTCACCATGATAAGCTTTTCCATAAGCTCTTCTCTGGAATCTGCCAACACATTGATGTGTCCCATTTTTCTTCCCGGCTTGGTTTCTGTTTTTCCGTATAAATGAATATAAGTTTCAGGTAATTTAAGAACCTCATCCATTCCTTCATACACTACTTTTCCCTCATATCCTTCTGCACCTACCAGATTCAGCATTCCACTATAGGTAATGGCATCCGTATCTGCTAAAGGAAGATTTTTCACTACACGGTACATCTGCTCAAACTGTGAGTTTGTATTTCCTTCCTGAGTCTGGTGCCCAGAATTGTGAAGCCTTGGAGCGGTTTCATTTACCCAGACTTTTCCTTCTTTATCAAGGAATAATTCGATGGCAAAAAGTCCCGGAGAATTTATGGTACCTAAAAACTTCTCTGTAATAGAATCAATCTGCTGCTGCACATCCTCCGTAAGAAGAACCGGACAAACATTGAAATCTAACAGATTAAGTTTAGGATCAGCAACCATTTCTGTTACCGGAAAAGTATTGGTTTCTCCTCTTTCATTTCTGGCAACAATCACGGAAAGCTCTTTGTCAATATCTACAAGGCTTTCAATTACAGAAGCCTCTTTCCATAGGTACTGATAATCCTCTTCTGTTTTGATCACCTGTACCCCTTTTCCGTCATAGCCTCCCGTATTCATTTTCTGAACGAAAGGTAATGGCATGATAATTTTTTCATCACTGTTCCAAACTACCTGAAATTCCGGACTTGGGATATCATGAGTCTTATAAAATTCTTTCTGAAGAATCTTCTGCTGAATGGTTTTGATGATATTGGCATTAGGAACCACTCGGATTCCCTGTTTTTCAAGTTCGGCCAATGCATCTGCATTTACGTGTTCTATCTCAATGGTAACAACATCTTTATCTTTTCCAAAGTTCAAAACTGTTTCATAATCATTGAAATTTCCCTGCGTAAAGTAAGAAATGTTATGACATGGTGCATCAGAAGCCGGATCTAGTGTATAAAACTCATCATCATATTTCAGTGCACTTTGTATCAACATTCTTCCCAGCTGTCCGCCACCCAGAATTCCTATTTTCATTTTTTATTTTTATTAGATTTATTTCTTATTGAATTTTATCAATTTTTAAATATCCAAGTCCCATTGGGTTCTCCTGATTTTCAGCATCAGATTTCTGAAGAACAATGGAATACTTTTCTTTCATTTTTTCCGGAAGAATATCACTCACATTGAAAATATCGTCAATATCTACTCCATGCTTATCATCAATATGACTTACTGCTCCCTCAAATCCCATGGTTTGATAAAACTCGGTAGCCTTTGCTCTTTTCACGATTTCTCCCATTGATTGGCCCACCATCAAATGCTGCTCATGGAATTCTTCGAAAAAACCTCTTTTATACCCTCCCAGATTAAGAAAGTACAATTGCTCCTCCGATGTTTTCTCGCCCTTTTCTACAATCTTTACTTCATATCCATCTGCAAACTTCACTTCCTGATAACAATCAAGGTGAATTTTCCCTTCTGCTTCTTTCCAGAAGTCTTTCATATCAGGAACCAAATCCTTAAGGTTCTCTGCAATCCCGAAAAATACATCGTGCTGCTCTATATTTCTTCCTTTAGGAGTTGCTCCAAGAATAATATAAAATAATTTCATTTCACTTTTCATGCATGCAAAAATACGTTAAATTTATCTTTTTCAAATGTTTGGCAGACTACTACAATAATTTTATATTTGTAGCATTAATTGTAGTATGTCAGAAATCATCATACTCTTCCTTGGCGCTATTTCCGCAGGTCTTTTAGGGTCACTTACGGGTTTAGGAGGTGGAGTTATTATCATTCCTTTATTAACGCTGGGTTTTGGTGTTCCAATGCATTATGCCATCGGCGCTTCCCTTATCTCTGTAATCGGTACTTCTTCGGGAGCTGCTGTAGCTTTCGTAAAAGAAGGTTTCACCAATATGAGGATCGGAATGTTCCTCGAAATAGCGACTACGGCAGGAGCTATTGTGGGAGCCTTAGTTTCTGGAATGCTTAACCCGAATACCATCGGAATTATTTTTGCAAGTATTCTTCTTCTCACTGTTGTTTTAAATCTCAAAGGGAAACCTGATCATCAGGAACCTTTAATTAAAGGAAGTCTGGAAGAAAAACTGAAGCTTTACGGAACTTTTCCTGATAAAGGAATTCTAAAAAGCTATTCTGCAAGAAATACAGTTCCCGGATTTTTGATGATGATGTTTGCAGGAGCCATGTCCGGACTTTTAGGAATAGGTTCCGGGGCATTGAAGGTATTGGCAATGGATAATATGATGAAACTGCCATTTAAGGTTTCTACAACTACCAGTAATTTTATGATTGGGGTAACTGCTGTAGCCAGTGCATTGATCTACTTTCAAAGAGGTGAAATTATTCCCGTAATTGCTGCACCTGTAGTAATAGGTGTTGTAATAGGAAGTTTCATTGGTTCGAAAACATTAATGGTTTCCAAGACAAAAAAGCTAAAAGTATTTTTCGCGATTGTCATCACCATTCTGTCTATTTACATGATGTATAACGGTATCAATAAAAGCTTCAGGTAATGAAAAAGAATTTTACAGATGTAGATCTGAACCGTTCCGTAGGAAATCTTCTGAGACTGGGGGTTATTCTTTCTGTAGCCACTTCGTTTATTGGCTTTATCAAGTTATTTACTGAAGGCTTTGAAATGCCTAAAAAATATACCAACCTTGTTGTAGGTAATTCTTCTGAAAAAGTATGGGGCCAGTTTTGGGACTCTTTATCCAAGGGAGAAGGAATGGGCATCATCCAACTGGGAATCCTTTTGTTGATTTTCACTCCTTTGATGAGGATTATCTTTGCTTTAATAGGGTATCTAAAAGAAAAAGACTACGTGTATGTAGTCATTTCCTCAATTGTTTTAGCGATTATGGCGGTAAGCTTCTTTGCAGGCTACGCACACTAATTTACATTTCATAAAACTCCAACGGCAACTGATCAGGATCCTGGGTAAAGAAAAATTCTTTTCCGGTGAATTCATCTATTCGGATTTCTTCACAAACCAGTCCCTTTTCTATAAGTTCGTTTCGTTTTTCGTTTACATTGTCCACTGAAAAGGCAAGATGCCTTAAACCACATGCTTCTGGTCTGGAAGGACGATTGGGAGGATCTGGAAAGGAAAAAAGCTCAATTACATAATGATCTCCAATAGCAAGATCAAGCTTGTAAGATTGTCTTTCCTCGCGATAAACCTCACGAATAATATGTAAGCCTAAGACGTCAGTATAGAACTTCTTTGACACTTCATAATCTGAACAGATGATTGCAATATGATGGATCTTCATTTTTTTAATTTTAAACTACTTCTTATTTTTATTATTGGATTTCTTTACAGTTATCTTTTCTTCTTGTGTCTATAATATATTGGATTTTCCATTCCTCACTCTGCTTTACAAGCTGAAAACTATTAGCTCCGCAATGTGATAATTTCCCTTTTAAATAAAAAGAATATGGCGTAAATACACTAGCCAGATTTCCATCCGCATGAACGGCTTCTATTATAATTCTTTCATCCAGATCTCCTTTTGTAAATTTTGAAACAGAAGCTACGAATTCCTGTATGCTATCACTTTTTACAGTACCGTCTTTAGTGATGGTCTGAAGAACTGCATTCTCTGTAAAGACCGTTTTCATAAGTTCTGGATCTGCATTTTTCATCGCAAGGAACAAATTACGGATCGGTTTTTCAATATCCTTATTTTGCTGACCGAAAGCTGAAATACTGATCAGCAGTAACAATGCTATAATTTTATTCATAGAATAGATTTAGATAAATAAAAATAGATAAAATAAAATTTAAATTGATTAACAAATTTTAAAAATCATTTTTCTTAAATTGTAGTCAAAATTATTTCATAGCTTTTATATGTGGATTATTTATCTGACTTTGGCCATACTCCTTCTGGTCATGACAATACTGCCAAAAATCCAGCATTCTCACTGGATATTCAGAGTTCCGGAATTTGCTAAAATACAGGTTACGTATCTTATCTTTTTCACTTTTCTATTAGGTTTTCTTACTGATTCTATAGAATATTTATGGTATTACCAGGGCGTTTTGCTGGTCTTGTTTTTTCATCATAGCCATACTCTTATCAAGTACACCCGTTTCTACCCTGTAAAGAAGCACAGACAGCGTCACAAATCTTCTGATCAACTACATTTTATTTCTGCTAATGTCTATCAGTTCAATAAAGAATATGAAAAATTCACTGGACTTGTTAAAAAGCATAATCCTGATTTTTTCATGACTATGGAAAGTAATGGTGACTGGGAAAAAGCAATGAGACCTTTAGAAAAAGAGTATAGTTACCAGCATAAGGTGACCCTTGAAAACACCTACGGCATGCATTTCTATTCCAGAATTGAAATCAAAGAAGCTAAGACTCATTATTTCGTAGCTGATGATATTCCAAGTATTGAGGTACATATGAAAACAGCTGATGGTTTTTCTTTTGTCTTCTTTGGAGTTCACCCACCACCACCAAGTCCTACGGAAGAAGAAACATCAAAGGAAAGAGATGGCGACCTTCTAAGCACAGCCAAATGTGTAAAAGACATCAAAAAACCTGTTATTGTAGTGGGAGATTTCAATAATGTTGCATGGTCAAGATCATCTGTACTTTTCAGAAAAACAAGTCATCTGATAGATCCGAGAATCGGGCATTCTTTTGTTTCCACCTTTCATGCAAAATACCGTCTTTTAAGGTTTCCTATCGATCTGATGTTTCACAGTGAAGATATTTTTATTAACCAGCTGAAGACATTGGAGAATTTTGGTTCAGATCACCTGCCGGTATATTGTGAGTTTTTCATAGATCATCACAATGATGAACAGGAAGAGCTTATAGAAACAGCGACTTCTGAGGAGAAAGAAGAGGCCGAAATCATGATAGAAGAAGGAAAGAAAGAAGATGGCGAACGGGAAACAGTTGTTACTGAGGATTAAAAAAAGTGGGCTAAGTAAGGCCCACTTCTATTGAATATTTTTTAATTTTAAAATTTCATCACATCCTTCACTACTCCATTCTTCTGTGTATGCTGCAATAACTCTGCTTCAATGAATGTTTTGATCTGCTCTTCGGATGTATCACTTGGGAATAAAAGGTGTACGTTAGCACCTGCATCCAAAGTAAAGAATAATGGCAATCCGGTTTCTCTTCTGAAATCCCAGATCTTATTGATCACTTCCAATGTTCCTGTCTTCATCAGAATAAAAGCAGGATCACTCATCATCATCATCGCGTGCAGCGTAAGGGCTTCATGTTCTACCAATTTGATAAAACGCTCCATGTCTCCGCTTTTCAGGATGTCTTTCATCGGAACAAAGTTTTCTCTTGCTTCCTGAAATCTTCTTTCTGCATAAGGATTGGTATTCATTAAGCCATGTCCTACAGTTGAAGAAACACTTTTCTGTCCTTCATGGATCAATAAAACCCAGTCATTAAAATTCTTGAATACCTCATGAATTTCTGTGTCGGGATATTGTACCGCAAACAGGTCTGAACTTCCGTTAACTTCATCAGTTTCTCCCCACACTACAAGTCCGTTGTATAAACTTCTACAAGCGCTTCCACTTCCCAATCTTGCTAAAAATGAAGCTTTTCTCAGAGACTCTTCTTCAGAGTTTTTCCCTGTAAATGTTTCATCCAAAGCCATCAGACATTTTGCAATTGCTCCAAATCCAGATGCAGAACTGGCAATTCCTGAACTATGCGGAAATGTATTTTCTGTTCTGATGATATATTTTCCTTTCAATATCCACGGAAGATATTGCT
This genomic interval from Chryseobacterium joostei contains the following:
- a CDS encoding cation:proton antiporter; translated protein: MILLSIHNLSLPIEDPVLKFLLVLIIILAAPLLLNKIKVPHLLGLIIAGAIIGPNGFNVLSRDSSIVVTGTTGLLYIMFLAGLEIDMGDFKKNKWKSLTFGIYTFIAPFVLGYLGGYYLLHFSMLTSILFASLFSSHTLIAYPLVSKLGIAKNKAVNITVGGTMITDILALLVLAIIVGMSQGDVGTEFWVKLSVSFIVFALIVLIVFPIIGRWFFKRVDDKISQYIFVLVMIYLAAMLAELAGVEAIIGAFFAGLALNRLIPHTSSLMNRVEFVGNAIFIPFFLISVGMLIDFKVFFKSWETLEVAGIMLVASIGGKYISAVATQKTFRLTKEEGKLIFGLSSASAAATLASVMVGYNIILSETETGEPVRLLNEHVLNGSILLILISCTISSFISMASAQKIAEADNEDTVSGNSHEEENILLAINHEETIERMVNLGILIKAHSNTEDLFALNVINEDKNESSVKNAEKLLHQATDAAAAADVKLQALKRYDNDVINGVNNVIKEQNITDLIIGLEDEKGFSPSFIYNLYNGYLQNDDVNVLVYHAAQPLSTIKRYAVMIPENAHKEAGFFHALLRVWNIARNSGATVVFYAPENIVDILQKIIKKANIEAEFIIMNTWQDGERTAAQLKDDEALIIFMAKRGMQSYIPRMRLIPELLNRNLNDNNYLLIFPFSEYDKNSPEIRSVGNHGDFVEIGNVIQKIFK
- a CDS encoding SH3 domain-containing protein, producing MKTTKIFLLAAALITQLSFAQFAKIVDKDGYVNVRENGDAKSKITGKINSDEIVYVFEADQPNTDWLNVDYNEKTGGYIHRSRLKFIESYEKVTPVVRDENKAVFKSGNIKVDILSEKFNYKENKKFFSSSEYSGQKIEDQYKGQQIWGTDGTIPQTHYQSIIVQIGDRKIKIPGKEIENLFNVSNEYTNCYFDRKNDTLYITMLNSDGAGGYVALFKIVKGEYKGRVVKMPF
- a CDS encoding 5-(carboxyamino)imidazole ribonucleotide synthase, with product MKIGILGGGQLGRMLIQSALKYDDEFYTLDPASDAPCHNISYFTQGNFNDYETVLNFGKDKDVVTIEIEHVNADALAELEKQGIRVVPNANIIKTIQQKILQKEFYKTHDIPSPEFQVVWNSDEKIIMPLPFVQKMNTGGYDGKGVQVIKTEEDYQYLWKEASVIESLVDIDKELSVIVARNERGETNTFPVTEMVADPKLNLLDFNVCPVLLTEDVQQQIDSITEKFLGTINSPGLFAIELFLDKEGKVWVNETAPRLHNSGHQTQEGNTNSQFEQMYRVVKNLPLADTDAITYSGMLNLVGAEGYEGKVVYEGMDEVLKLPETYIHLYGKTETKPGRKMGHINVLADSREELMEKLIMVKGMMRVIAK
- a CDS encoding DUF1543 domain-containing protein is translated as MKLFYIILGATPKGRNIEQHDVFFGIAENLKDLVPDMKDFWKEAEGKIHLDCYQEVKFADGYEVKIVEKGEKTSEEQLYFLNLGGYKRGFFEEFHEQHLMVGQSMGEIVKRAKATEFYQTMGFEGAVSHIDDKHGVDIDDIFNVSDILPEKMKEKYSIVLQKSDAENQENPMGLGYLKIDKIQ
- a CDS encoding sulfite exporter TauE/SafE family protein is translated as MSEIIILFLGAISAGLLGSLTGLGGGVIIIPLLTLGFGVPMHYAIGASLISVIGTSSGAAVAFVKEGFTNMRIGMFLEIATTAGAIVGALVSGMLNPNTIGIIFASILLLTVVLNLKGKPDHQEPLIKGSLEEKLKLYGTFPDKGILKSYSARNTVPGFLMMMFAGAMSGLLGIGSGALKVLAMDNMMKLPFKVSTTTSNFMIGVTAVASALIYFQRGEIIPVIAAPVVIGVVIGSFIGSKTLMVSKTKKLKVFFAIVITILSIYMMYNGINKSFR
- a CDS encoding DUF1634 domain-containing protein, with the translated sequence MKKNFTDVDLNRSVGNLLRLGVILSVATSFIGFIKLFTEGFEMPKKYTNLVVGNSSEKVWGQFWDSLSKGEGMGIIQLGILLLIFTPLMRIIFALIGYLKEKDYVYVVISSIVLAIMAVSFFAGYAH
- the gloA2 gene encoding SMU1112c/YaeR family gloxylase I-like metalloprotein; its protein translation is MKIHHIAIICSDYEVSKKFYTDVLGLHIIREVYREERQSYKLDLAIGDHYVIELFSFPDPPNRPSRPEACGLRHLAFSVDNVNEKRNELIEKGLVCEEIRIDEFTGKEFFFTQDPDQLPLEFYEM
- a CDS encoding nuclear transport factor 2 family protein, with translation MNKIIALLLLISISAFGQQNKDIEKPIRNLFLAMKNADPELMKTVFTENAVLQTITKDGTVKSDSIQEFVASVSKFTKGDLDERIIIEAVHADGNLASVFTPYSFYLKGKLSHCGANSFQLVKQSEEWKIQYIIDTRRKDNCKEIQ
- a CDS encoding endonuclease/exonuclease/phosphatase family protein translates to MTILPKIQHSHWIFRVPEFAKIQVTYLIFFTFLLGFLTDSIEYLWYYQGVLLVLFFHHSHTLIKYTRFYPVKKHRQRHKSSDQLHFISANVYQFNKEYEKFTGLVKKHNPDFFMTMESNGDWEKAMRPLEKEYSYQHKVTLENTYGMHFYSRIEIKEAKTHYFVADDIPSIEVHMKTADGFSFVFFGVHPPPPSPTEEETSKERDGDLLSTAKCVKDIKKPVIVVGDFNNVAWSRSSVLFRKTSHLIDPRIGHSFVSTFHAKYRLLRFPIDLMFHSEDIFINQLKTLENFGSDHLPVYCEFFIDHHNDEQEELIETATSEEKEEAEIMIEEGKKEDGERETVVTED
- a CDS encoding diphosphomevalonate/mevalonate 3,5-bisphosphate decarboxylase family protein, with the protein product MQQQFIGKENFTIHTQTVSESCPSNIALIKYWGKYNNQIPANPSISYTLNHCKTNTTMEFLADESFSVQTFLAGNEEVKFAEKIEKYFKNIEQYLPWILKGKYIIRTENTFPHSSGIASSASGFGAIAKCLMALDETFTGKNSEEESLRKASFLARLGSGSACRSLYNGLVVWGETDEVNGSSDLFAVQYPDTEIHEVFKNFNDWVLLIHEGQKSVSSTVGHGLMNTNPYAERRFQEARENFVPMKDILKSGDMERFIKLVEHEALTLHAMMMMSDPAFILMKTGTLEVINKIWDFRRETGLPLFFTLDAGANVHLLFPSDTSEEQIKTFIEAELLQHTQKNGVVKDVMKF